Genomic segment of Rhodocaloribacter litoris:
AGCGGCTGCACCGCCAGGAAGAGTACGAGGGCACGGGGGTGGGCCTGGCCATCGTGCAGCGCATCGTGCACCGGCACGGCGGCCACGTCTGGGCCGAGGCCGCCCCGGACCAGGGCGCCACCTTCTACTTCACCTTGCCCGATCACACAGCCCGGAACGCCCATGACGGATAAGGCTATCGAGATCCTCCTCGTCGAGGACAACCCGGACGACATCGAACTGACGCTGCTGGCCCTGGAGGAATACCATGTCCTCAACCGGGTCCACGTCGTACGCGACGGCGCCGAAGCCCTCGACTTCATCTTCTGCCGCAACCGGTACGCCGACCGGGACTTCGCCAACAAGCCCCGCGTCGTCCTGCTCGATCTCAAGCTCCCGCTCGTCGACGGGCTGGAAGTGCTCAAAACCCTCAAACAAAACCCGACCACACGCCAGATCCCCGTCGTCGTCCTGACCTCCTCCAAGCAGGAAACCGACCTGGTCAGGAGCTATGAACTGGGCGTCAACAGCTACATCGTCAAGCCGGTCGACTTCGACCAGTTCAAAGAGGCCATGCGTACGATCGGCTACTACTGGCTCCTGCTGAACGAGTGCCCGGGCGATCTGTCCCCGCCTGGGCGGGGCGTTTAAGTTTCCCCCCCTCCTGAACCGATGAAACCAACAACGCCTTTCACTGCGCGGGCACACCCCGCCGTCAGGGCGTCGGTGCCGGCCGGATGGAAGCAAGAAACCGGAACCCTTGCTTCTTGATTCTGACACAACCGGCCCTCGGCCCGCGGAGTTCTTTCTCTTGCCGTGACCTCCGTTCCGGCCCTTTTCGGAACACACCCCCTTCCCGCTATGACCGAGTCGTATTCCCCGGAAAAAAACCTCCGCGTTCTCCTCATCGAGGACAATCCGGACGATGCCCTCCTGATCCGGCTGGCCCTGGAGCAGTCGGGCTATCACCCCCAGACCTTGCAGGTGAACACCCGGGAGGAATACCTGGCCGTGCTGGACGAGCGGGTGGACGTCATCCTCTCCGACCATGCCCTGCCCCGCTTCAACGCGATCGAAGCCTTACGCCTGGTGCAGGAGAAGGGGCTGGACCTGCCCTTCATCATCATCAGCGGCGTCATCGACGAGGAAACGGCGCTGGAAGCCCTGCGTCTGGGCGCGGACGACTACCTGTTGAAGGACCGGATCACCCGGCTGGGCGCGGCCGTGGAACACGCCATCGAGAAGCACCGGCTGCAACGCACCAACCGGGCGATCCTGACGGCCCTGCAGGAGAGTAATGCCCGGTTCACGGCCCTGGCCGAACACATGCCGGGGCTGATCTTCCAGCTGCTGACCCGCCCCGACGGCGCCCCGGCTTTCCTCTACGCCAGTCCCTGGGTGCAGCGCACCTTCGGCCTTGCCCCGGAGACGCTCCGCGAACAGGCCGATCTGCTGCTCGACCGGATCCACCCGGAAGACCGGCCGGGCTTCTTCGAGACGCTCCACCAGGCCGGAGCCACCGGTACCCCCTGGCAGTGGGAAGGCCGCATGCAGGCCGAAGACCGCATCCTCTGGGTGCGCGGGGTGGCCCGCCCGACCGCCAACCCGGACGGCACCACCCTCTGGAACGGGTTGCTCATCGACCTGACCGAAAAGAAACGGGCCGAGCAGGCCCTCCGGCAGAGTGAGGTGCGCTACCGCACCCTGTTCGAAGCCGCCCACGACGCCATCGTCATCCTCCGGGAAAAGCACATCATCGATTGCAACCGGCGCTTCCTCACCCTGCTCCAGCAGCCCCGCGAAGCAGTGCTGGGCCGCCATCCCGCCGACTTCTCCCCGCCCGGCTTCCCCGCCGGCGAAGACCCCCGCAGCGTGCTGGACCGGCACCTGGAGGCCGCGCCGGCCGGCAAGCCCCGCTCGTGCGAATGGGTCTTCCGGCGCCGTGACGGCACCACGTTCGATGCAGAGCTCTCCATCGGGGCCTTCCAGCTCGACGACGAGGTGCTCCTGCAAGTCCTGGTGCGGGACATCACGGATCAAAAACGTTACGAGGCCGGGTTGATCGAGGCCAGGGAGCGGGCCGAAGAGATGAGCCGGCTCAAGAGCGCCCTGCTGACGAACATGAGCCACGAGATCCGTACCCCGCTGACGGGCATCCTCGGCTTTGCCGAGATCCTGCAGGACCTGGTCTCCGGCGAAGCCCGGAAGATGGCCGACATGATCCAGCTCAGCGCCCGTCGCCTGATGACCACGCTCAACTCGGTGCTCGACCTGGCGCAACTGGAATCCGGCTCGATGCCCCTGCACCTTCAGCCGGTGAACCTGACCGAGCAGGTGCAGGAAGCGCTGCACATCCTCCTGCCGCAGATCAAGCGCTCGGGCCTCGAAGTGCGGCTCCACCTGCCCGATGAGGCCGTGCTCGTCTGGGCCGATCCCGGCGGGCTCGGCCGCATTCTGCTCAACCTGATCTCCAATGCCGTCAAGTTCACCCCGGCAGGGCACATCGAGATCACGGTGGCCTGTGAAGGCGACGAGAGCTACGTCCGCATCACCGATACCGGCGTGGGCATCAGCGAGGCGTTCCTGCCCCACATCTTCGAAGCCTTCAAACAGGAGTCGGCCGGCCTGGATCGCAACTTCGAGGGGACCGGGCTGGGCCTGACCATCACGCACCGCCTCGTGACGCTGATGCGGGGGCGCATCGACGTCGAGAGCGAGAAACACCGGGGCAGCACGTTCACGGTCCACCTGCCGCTGGCCGAGGCGACGCCGGCGGAGACCGTTTCCACGCAGCCGGCACCGGTGCCGCCTCGCGCCCCCGACACCCCGAAGGCCCGCCTGCTGGTGGTGGAGGACAACCCGGAGACCCAGGAACTCTTTGCCCGCCTCCTCGAACCGGGCTATGAGATAACCCAGGCCATGAAACCGGACGAAGCGCTGGAAAAGCTGAAGGCGCACCCCTACGATGCCGTCCTGATGGACATCAACCTGGGAGCCCGGCTTTCCGGAGAGGATCTGCTGCACCTGCTCCGCGAGATGCCCCACCATGCCCGAACGCCGGTCATCGCCTGCACGGCCTACGCCCTGCCGGGCGACAGCGAGCGTTTCCTGCAGGAAGGGTTCGATGCCTACCTGCCCAAACCCTTCACCCGGCAGCAACTGTACCAGATCCTGGAACGCCTCCTCTCCTCAGCGCCCGGATGACGGGCGCCGGTCAGGACCGGGGTTCCGGGGCGCGGACGGTGAACGGGTGCACGTTGCCGTTGAGCTTGAGCGTGTAGTTGCCGGGTGCGTATCGCCCTTCGAGGAGGAAATAGAACCGGTAGGGCCGCAGCACCATGGCACAGATGGCGCCGCGGGGCTTGCGCATCTCGATCTCGACCTCGATCAGGTGGTCGTAGCGGGTCTGGCGGACGTCGTGCAACTCCATGCAGGCATCCGGGAAAGCCCCTTTGACGAGCACCTCGACGGGCACCGCGTCGTCGGGTCCACCGGGCCGGGCTGGCCGGACGTGCAGCGTGTCGTAGACGATGGGATAATAGGTGTAGACCCGCCCCGAATCCGGCGGGGTGATGACGACGGTGCGTCGTCCCTCCGGCCCGCGTTCCTCATAGCGATGGCCGAAGCGCTCGTCGGGAGGCGGCTCGGACGGCCGCCCGCCCAGGCAGGCGGCCCACAGCAGGGGCAGCATCACGAGCAGGCCGCCCCGGATCGGCCGGGCGAGACGGGCAGGGCGGCGCATGGTCTTCACCCTTCGGCGGGTTCCCGGAGGAGCTGCACGTCGGCGGCATCGCCGTCGTCCGGGACGCGCTCCGCCGGGGCATCGCCCCAGAGCCGCTCCAGGTCGTAGAAGAGGCGCTTCTCCGGATTGAAGATGTGCACCACCAGGTCCACGTAGTCGATCAGCACCCACTGGCGATGCTCATACCCTTCCCTGTGCCAGGGACGTTCGCGGCAGGCTTCCCGGATACGCTCCTCCACCGCGTCGGCGATGGCCTTGATCTGCAGGTCCGAGTCCCCGGTGCAGAGCACGAAGTAATCCGCCACGCCACTCACCTTGCGCATGTCCATGACCACAACGTCATGCGCTTTCTTGGAGAGCACGGCCTCGACGGCCTGCCGGGCCAGGAGCCGGACGGGCGTATGCGCCGTTCGTTTACGCTTTTTGTCGGTACGAGAAGGGGTGAAGGTCTTGCCGGAAGCAGTCATAGGCACAGGTCAGATTGGAACGTTGAAAACCTTGAAACGGCCGGGGTCAGGCACCGCCGGACACGCTTGAGACGCGCGACCCTGCCGGGGGTTCAACCGGCGCCCACGCGACGTGCGTTCAATCGGCGCGAAAAGGCTTCAGCGTGGCATAATCCTTACCGATGACGACCGAGGCGTCGAGGTAATAGTCGGGGCGGATTTCCTGCCGGACGCGGCTTTCCGGGATTCCCAGGGCATGGGCCACCTTGCGGGCCGCCTCCAGGTCACCGACCCGGTCGACCACGAACGAGTGGGCTTCGTCGAAGCTGGTATGGTCCCCCACTTCGACGACGTCGAAGCCGTGATCGCGCAGGTAGTGCATGGCCTGGGCCGCCAGCCCGCTCACACCGCAGCCGTTGCGCACCTCCACCTGGATGATCTCGCCGACGAGCCCCGCCGGGTTGGCTTCCCGGACCGGATCCGTACGGGGAAACAGGAACCGTGCGACGAGGGCGTAGAGCAGCAACAACAGCGCCGCCCCGGCCACAACGAGTGCCACGTTGAGCCAGGCTCCCCCCCGGGTCGTCGATGCCTTGCTCATGTTGATCCACACGATGGGAGCGGGCGAGCGAAAAAAACGCGACACGCCCCTTCAGGACGTGCCGCGCCGCAAAACGTATGACTCAGGCCGTGTGCCGCACTTATCGCAGCCGGTCGTTCCAGAAGAGGTCCCGCGAGCCGCCGTAGAGACCGGCCTCGAACGAGCGATATCCGCCGTAATAGGGGGCATATCCGTACGGGCCGGCGTAGAGGCCGTAGGGGCTCTGGCGCACCGACACGTTCAGCATCATGTTCTCGGCGGGACGCCAGGCGATCTCCGCGTTGCGCAGGAAAATGCGTCCCTGGTTGCCCTGCGAGAGGCCGTCGAAATCCGTACCGGCCAGCGGCGAGAAGGCGAAGGCGACATCGACCCGGGCGGCCAGTTTCGAGCTGAACTGCCAGGCCATCGTGTTCGTGTACATGGCCAGCGACGCAGTCTGCCCGCCGAAGCTTCCGGCCGACAACTCGAACGAATGGCTCATGCGAAAATGCGCCGGGCTGAAGAACTTGTTCAGGGAAAAGCCTCCCTGATCGTAGAGCTTCGCCGGGGCCGTCATCTCCTGGACGGCTTCCCGGAGCTGTGCCTGCGCCGGCACGGCCAACCCCAGCACGAGCAGCAGGCATCCGGCAGATATCGCCTTGCGCATGGATAAACTCCTTTTTCGATAGTCGGTTACGCGCGAAGTTAAGCGTCGGGCGCTTTCTTTGTCAAGAACGACGACGGCGCCGCTTTGTTCTACCGGCCGCCCCCGCCGGCAGGGCAATTCCGAATCCCCGTTCGCCCGGACGGAGGCGCCGTCGAGAAACCTTCTCCGCCTCCCC
This window contains:
- a CDS encoding response regulator, which translates into the protein MTDKAIEILLVEDNPDDIELTLLALEEYHVLNRVHVVRDGAEALDFIFCRNRYADRDFANKPRVVLLDLKLPLVDGLEVLKTLKQNPTTRQIPVVVLTSSKQETDLVRSYELGVNSYIVKPVDFDQFKEAMRTIGYYWLLLNECPGDLSPPGRGV
- a CDS encoding response regulator, producing the protein MTESYSPEKNLRVLLIEDNPDDALLIRLALEQSGYHPQTLQVNTREEYLAVLDERVDVILSDHALPRFNAIEALRLVQEKGLDLPFIIISGVIDEETALEALRLGADDYLLKDRITRLGAAVEHAIEKHRLQRTNRAILTALQESNARFTALAEHMPGLIFQLLTRPDGAPAFLYASPWVQRTFGLAPETLREQADLLLDRIHPEDRPGFFETLHQAGATGTPWQWEGRMQAEDRILWVRGVARPTANPDGTTLWNGLLIDLTEKKRAEQALRQSEVRYRTLFEAAHDAIVILREKHIIDCNRRFLTLLQQPREAVLGRHPADFSPPGFPAGEDPRSVLDRHLEAAPAGKPRSCEWVFRRRDGTTFDAELSIGAFQLDDEVLLQVLVRDITDQKRYEAGLIEARERAEEMSRLKSALLTNMSHEIRTPLTGILGFAEILQDLVSGEARKMADMIQLSARRLMTTLNSVLDLAQLESGSMPLHLQPVNLTEQVQEALHILLPQIKRSGLEVRLHLPDEAVLVWADPGGLGRILLNLISNAVKFTPAGHIEITVACEGDESYVRITDTGVGISEAFLPHIFEAFKQESAGLDRNFEGTGLGLTITHRLVTLMRGRIDVESEKHRGSTFTVHLPLAEATPAETVSTQPAPVPPRAPDTPKARLLVVEDNPETQELFARLLEPGYEITQAMKPDEALEKLKAHPYDAVLMDINLGARLSGEDLLHLLREMPHHARTPVIACTAYALPGDSERFLQEGFDAYLPKPFTRQQLYQILERLLSSAPG
- the rsfS gene encoding ribosome silencing factor, encoding MTASGKTFTPSRTDKKRKRTAHTPVRLLARQAVEAVLSKKAHDVVVMDMRKVSGVADYFVLCTGDSDLQIKAIADAVEERIREACRERPWHREGYEHRQWVLIDYVDLVVHIFNPEKRLFYDLERLWGDAPAERVPDDGDAADVQLLREPAEG
- a CDS encoding LytR C-terminal domain-containing protein, whose product is MSRFFRSPAPIVWINMSKASTTRGGAWLNVALVVAGAALLLLLYALVARFLFPRTDPVREANPAGLVGEIIQVEVRNGCGVSGLAAQAMHYLRDHGFDVVEVGDHTSFDEAHSFVVDRVGDLEAARKVAHALGIPESRVRQEIRPDYYLDASVVIGKDYATLKPFRAD